The nucleotide sequence GTTTATTCCTTTTTTAAAGGAAGGATATCTATTTATTTAAAAACCCAATTCTATATCAATATTATTTTGTAAGTGTTTTATATTTCGTATATTGAATGTTTGTCAGAATAGTATCGGTAAAGTATATCTCATTGTTAATAAAAAATAATGAGAGGTTTTTCATATGCTAAATAATGGAGTTAATTATGTTACATTTAAAAATCGCATATAGTTCATTAGTTCAACCTTATTTCCATACAACAAGAGAGTTAGTTGCTATTGATAAAACTGATTTTACAGATGTTGGTGCTATAGTATTAAGTACGGATGATGTTCATCAATATATTGATAGAATTTTGGAAAAAGAATTCAATATTCCAGTATTTATTGTGGTGGAGTCAGGGAAAATCTTAGCTCCTCAATATTTTGATCAGGTTTATCATATACAAGATCTTAATAATTACGATATCAATTTATATAGTCGCCAAATTGAAACAGCAGTACATCTTTATGAAGACAAAATGTTACCACCGTTCTTCAAAATGTTAAGTGAGTATGTTGAAATGGGAAATACTGCTTTTGATTGCCCAGGGCATCAAGGTGGACAATATTTCCGTAAGCATCCAGCAGGTCGATTTCTCTATGATTTCTATGGTGAAAATATTTTCCGTTCCGACATCTGTAATGCTGATGTAAAACTTGGTGATTTATTAATTCATGAAGGTGCTGCTTGCGATGCACAAAAATACGCTGCACAGATGTTTAATGCTGATAAAACCTACTTTGTTTTAAATGGAACCTCTTCTGCTAATAAAGTTGTTACTAATGCATTACTTTCTCCTGGTGATCTCGTTTTATTTGACCGTAATAATCATAAATCTATTCACCATGGTGCATTAATTCAAGCTGGTGCAACACCAATTTATCTTGAAACTGCCCGTAATCCATTTGGTTTTATTGGGGGAATTGATAGTCATTGTTTTGATGATGACTATCTGAAATCTTTAGTCAAAGAAATCGCTCCTGAGAAATTAAATCAACAACGCCCATTTCGTTTAGCAGTTATTCAGCTTGGGACATATGATGGAACTATCTATAACGCACGTCAAGTTGTCGATAAAATTGGTCATCTTTGTGATTATATCTTATTTGATTCAGCTTGGGTGGGATATGAACAATTTATTCCGATGATGAAAGAGTGCTCTCCTTTATTATTAGAATTAAATGAGGATGATCCTGGTATTATTGTTACTCAATCCGTACATAAACAACAGGCCGGTTTTTCTCAAGCATCACAAATTCATAAAAAAGATAAGCATATTAAAGGCCAGTCTCGCTATTGTAACCACAAGCGTTTTAATAATGCTTTTATGCTACATGCCTCAACTAGCCCATTCTATCCGTTATTTGCAACATTAGATGTAAATGCCAAAATCCAAGGTAGCTCAGCAGGACGT is from Mannheimia varigena and encodes:
- the speF gene encoding ornithine decarboxylase SpeF; translated protein: MLHLKIAYSSLVQPYFHTTRELVAIDKTDFTDVGAIVLSTDDVHQYIDRILEKEFNIPVFIVVESGKILAPQYFDQVYHIQDLNNYDINLYSRQIETAVHLYEDKMLPPFFKMLSEYVEMGNTAFDCPGHQGGQYFRKHPAGRFLYDFYGENIFRSDICNADVKLGDLLIHEGAACDAQKYAAQMFNADKTYFVLNGTSSANKVVTNALLSPGDLVLFDRNNHKSIHHGALIQAGATPIYLETARNPFGFIGGIDSHCFDDDYLKSLVKEIAPEKLNQQRPFRLAVIQLGTYDGTIYNARQVVDKIGHLCDYILFDSAWVGYEQFIPMMKECSPLLLELNEDDPGIIVTQSVHKQQAGFSQASQIHKKDKHIKGQSRYCNHKRFNNAFMLHASTSPFYPLFATLDVNAKIQGSSAGRRLWLDCVKNGIEARKLVLNSCQLIKPFIPPYVNGKKWQDYSTDEIAQDLEFFKFHAGDSWHKFEGYTENQYFVDPCKFMLTTPGIDIQTGEYEEFGIPATILANYLRENGIIPEKCDLNSILFLLTPAETLTKMQTLVAQITSFEKHIKQNSLLKEVLPSVYANNAERYNGYTIRQLCQEMHGLYVARDVKTLQRNLFRKATLPPYVMNPKDANIELVRNNVELVPLTDIVGRVAAEGALPYPPGVICVVPGEKWNETAQKYFLALEEGINVLPGFAPEIQGVYLQKDPDGRTRAYGYVLIEQ